From one Streptomyces sp. Q6 genomic stretch:
- a CDS encoding TetR/AcrR family transcriptional regulator has translation MDQKPARVRIVDAAHELMLSIGLARTTTKAIAKAADCSEAALYKYFANKEELFVTVLDERLPKLGSLLGRLLADGAGNPDRTVEENLTDIAREAALFYEQTFPMAASLYAEPQLKRRHEEVMRGMGTGPHRPIQGLDAYLRAEQKAGRISAEADTYAAASLLLGACSQRAFAYEMSPDRRPPVDEFAAHIAHTLLTGIA, from the coding sequence ATGGACCAGAAGCCGGCCCGCGTCCGCATCGTCGACGCGGCCCACGAGCTCATGCTGAGCATCGGCCTCGCCCGCACCACCACCAAAGCCATCGCCAAGGCGGCCGACTGCTCCGAAGCGGCGCTCTACAAGTACTTCGCCAACAAGGAGGAGCTCTTCGTGACGGTGCTCGACGAGCGCCTGCCGAAGCTCGGCTCCCTCCTGGGCCGCCTCCTCGCGGACGGCGCGGGCAACCCCGACCGCACGGTCGAGGAGAACCTCACCGACATCGCCCGCGAAGCGGCGCTCTTCTATGAGCAGACCTTCCCGATGGCCGCGTCCCTGTATGCGGAGCCCCAGCTCAAGCGCCGCCACGAAGAGGTGATGCGCGGCATGGGCACCGGCCCCCACAGGCCGATCCAGGGACTCGACGCCTACTTGCGGGCCGAACAGAAGGCGGGCCGCATCAGCGCCGAGGCCGACACGTACGCGGCCGCTTCGCTCCTCCTGGGCGCGTGCTCGCAGCGCGCCTTCGCCTACGAGATGTCCCCGGACCGCAGACCGCCGGTGGACGAGTTCGCGGCGCATATCGCGCACACCCTGCTCACAGGAATCGCATAA
- the secE gene encoding preprotein translocase subunit SecE: MTDAVGSIDMPDAQDDVSESKKKARKGGKRGKKGPFGRLALFYRQIVAELRKVVWPTRSQLSTYTTVVIVFVVIMIGLVTVIDYGFSHLIKYVFG; the protein is encoded by the coding sequence GTGACGGACGCCGTGGGCTCCATCGACATGCCTGATGCCCAGGACGACGTGTCGGAGTCCAAGAAGAAGGCCCGCAAGGGTGGCAAGCGCGGCAAGAAGGGACCCTTCGGTCGCCTCGCGCTCTTCTACCGCCAGATTGTCGCCGAGCTCCGCAAGGTCGTCTGGCCGACTCGCAGTCAGCTCTCGACGTACACAACCGTGGTGATTGTGTTCGTCGTCATCATGATCGGTCTGGTGACCGTGATTGACTATGGCTTCAGCCATCTCATCAAGTACGTCTTCGGTTAA
- the rplA gene encoding 50S ribosomal protein L1 produces the protein MSKRSKTLRAADAKIDRDKLYAPLEAVRLAKETSASKFDGTVEVAFRLGVDPRKADQMVRGTVNLPHGTGKTARVLVFATGDRAAAAEAAGADIVGSDELIDEISKGNRLNEFDAVVATPDLMGKVGRLGRVLGPRGLMPNPKTGTVTPDVVKAVNEIKGGKIEFRVDKHSNLHFIIGKASFDDTKLVENYGAALEEILRLKPSAAKGRYIKKAAISTTIGPGIPVDPNRTRNLLTEEDPAAV, from the coding sequence GTGAGCAAGCGCAGCAAGACTCTCCGCGCTGCGGACGCCAAGATCGACCGGGACAAGCTCTACGCCCCGCTCGAGGCCGTCCGTCTCGCCAAGGAGACCTCCGCGTCGAAGTTCGACGGCACCGTCGAGGTCGCCTTCCGCCTGGGCGTTGACCCGCGCAAGGCCGACCAGATGGTCCGTGGCACCGTGAACCTCCCGCACGGCACCGGCAAGACCGCCCGGGTCCTGGTCTTCGCGACCGGTGACCGTGCTGCGGCCGCGGAAGCCGCTGGCGCCGACATCGTCGGCTCCGACGAGCTCATCGACGAGATCTCCAAGGGCAACCGCCTGAACGAGTTCGACGCCGTTGTCGCCACCCCGGACCTCATGGGCAAGGTCGGCCGCCTCGGCCGCGTGCTCGGTCCGCGTGGCCTCATGCCGAACCCGAAGACCGGCACCGTGACCCCGGACGTGGTCAAGGCCGTGAACGAGATCAAGGGCGGCAAGATCGAGTTCCGCGTCGACAAGCACTCGAACCTGCACTTCATCATCGGCAAGGCGTCGTTCGACGACACCAAGCTGGTGGAGAACTACGGCGCGGCCCTGGAGGAGATCCTCCGCCTGAAGCCGTCCGCCGCCAAGGGTCGTTACATCAAGAAGGCCGCGATCAGCACCACGATCGGCCCCGGCATTCCGGTCGACCCGAACCGCACCCGCAACCTCCTCACCGAGGAGGACCCGGCCGCGGTCTGA
- the nusG gene encoding transcription termination/antitermination protein NusG yields the protein MSDPNLNDAIESAESVEDQLDIVEAADAEDPDQAEAADIAAGEPAEEAALEVETAEADADVDVDDDDAEEEAVEAEADAEVEELAEEQEPVDPVTALRDELRGLPGEWYVIHTYAGYEKRVKANLEQRAVSLNVEEFIYQAEVPEEEIVQIKNGERKNVRQNKLPGYVLVRMDLTNESWGVVRNTPGVTGFVGNAYDPYPLTLDEIVKMLAPEAEEKAAREAAEAEGKPAPARKVTVEVLDFEVGDSVTVTDGPFATLQATINEINADSKKVKGLVEIFGRETPVELSFDQIQKN from the coding sequence GTGTCTGACCCGAACCTGAACGACGCCATCGAGTCGGCGGAGTCCGTGGAGGACCAGCTCGACATCGTCGAGGCGGCGGATGCCGAGGACCCGGACCAGGCCGAGGCTGCCGACATCGCCGCCGGCGAGCCCGCCGAAGAGGCTGCCCTCGAGGTCGAGACCGCGGAAGCGGACGCCGATGTCGATGTCGATGACGACGACGCCGAGGAAGAGGCCGTCGAGGCCGAGGCCGATGCCGAGGTCGAGGAGCTCGCGGAGGAGCAGGAGCCGGTCGACCCCGTCACCGCTCTCCGCGACGAGCTGCGTGGCCTGCCGGGCGAGTGGTACGTCATCCACACCTACGCGGGCTACGAGAAGCGCGTGAAGGCCAACCTCGAGCAGCGTGCCGTCTCGCTGAACGTCGAGGAGTTCATCTACCAGGCCGAAGTGCCCGAGGAAGAGATCGTCCAGATCAAGAACGGCGAGCGCAAGAACGTCCGGCAGAACAAGCTGCCCGGTTACGTTCTCGTCCGCATGGATCTGACGAACGAGTCCTGGGGCGTCGTCCGCAACACTCCTGGCGTCACCGGCTTCGTGGGCAACGCCTACGACCCGTACCCGCTGACCCTGGACGAGATCGTCAAGATGCTCGCCCCGGAGGCCGAGGAGAAGGCCGCGCGCGAGGCCGCCGAGGCCGAGGGCAAGCCGGCTCCGGCCCGCAAGGTCACGGTCGAGGTCCTGGACTTCGAGGTCGGCGACTCGGTCACCGTCACCGACGGCCCGTTCGCGACGCTCCAGGCCACGATCAACGAGATCAACGCGGACTCGAAGAAGGTCAAGGGCCTCGTCGAGATCTTCGGTCGTGAGACCCCGGTCGAGCTCAGCTTCGACCAGATCCAGAAGAACTAG
- a CDS encoding adenosine deaminase: MERVVKRDVRQLPKAHLHLHFTGSMRPETLLELADKYGVRLPEALTGAEPPKLRATDERGWFRFQRLYDAARSCLREPEDIQRLVREAAEEDIADGSGWLEIQVDPTSYAPRLGGLIPALEIILDAVESASRETGLGMRVLVAANRMKHPLDARTLARLAVRYADRGIVGFGLSNDERRGMARDFDRAFAIAREGGLLAAPHGGELTGPASVRDCLDDLDARRIGHGVRAAEDPRLLKRLADRGVTCEVCPASNVALGVYEKPEDVPLRTLFEAGVPMALGADDPLLFGSRLAAQYEIARRHHDFSDAELAELARQSVRGSAAPEEVKEKLLGGVDAWLAG; encoded by the coding sequence ATGGAGCGCGTAGTAAAACGTGATGTACGGCAGTTGCCGAAGGCCCATCTGCACCTGCACTTCACCGGGTCGATGCGGCCCGAGACCCTGCTGGAACTCGCCGACAAGTACGGCGTGCGGCTGCCCGAGGCGCTGACCGGGGCCGAACCGCCGAAATTGCGGGCCACGGACGAGCGGGGCTGGTTCCGGTTCCAGCGGCTCTACGACGCGGCGCGTTCCTGTCTGCGGGAGCCCGAGGACATCCAGCGCCTGGTGCGGGAGGCCGCCGAGGAGGACATCGCGGACGGGTCGGGGTGGCTGGAGATCCAGGTCGACCCGACGTCGTACGCGCCGAGGCTGGGCGGGCTGATCCCCGCGCTGGAGATCATTCTGGACGCGGTCGAGAGCGCTTCGCGCGAGACCGGGCTCGGGATGCGCGTGCTCGTCGCCGCGAACCGCATGAAGCACCCGCTGGACGCCCGGACGCTGGCGCGTCTCGCGGTGCGGTACGCGGACCGGGGCATCGTCGGGTTCGGGCTCTCCAACGACGAACGGCGGGGCATGGCCCGGGACTTCGACCGGGCCTTCGCCATCGCGCGGGAGGGCGGGCTGCTGGCCGCGCCGCACGGGGGCGAGCTGACCGGTCCGGCGTCCGTACGGGACTGTCTCGACGACCTGGACGCGCGGCGGATCGGGCACGGGGTGCGGGCCGCCGAGGACCCACGCCTCCTGAAGCGGCTCGCGGACCGGGGTGTGACGTGCGAGGTCTGCCCGGCCTCGAACGTGGCGCTCGGCGTCTACGAGAAGCCCGAGGACGTGCCGCTGCGCACGCTGTTCGAGGCCGGGGTGCCGATGGCGCTCGGCGCCGACGACCCGCTCCTGTTCGGCTCGCGGCTCGCCGCCCAGTACGAGATCGCGCGGCGCCACCACGACTTCTCCGACGCCGAACTGGCCGAGCTGGCGCGGCAGTCGGTGCGCGGCTCGGCGGCGCCCGAGGAGGTCAAGGAGAAGCTCCTGGGCGGCGTGGACGCGTGGCTGGCCGGCTGA
- the rplJ gene encoding 50S ribosomal protein L10 codes for MPTPDKAAAVAELTDKFRSSNAAVLTEYRGLTVAQLKQLRRSLGENSEYAVVKNTLTKIAANEAGITTLDDLFNGPTAVAFVTGDPVESAKGLRDFAKDNPNLVIKGGVLDGKALSADEIKKLADLESREVLLSKLAGAFKGKQSQAAQLFQALPSKFVRTAEALRVKQAEQGGAE; via the coding sequence ATGCCGACGCCCGACAAGGCTGCCGCGGTAGCCGAGCTCACGGACAAGTTCCGCAGCTCGAACGCCGCCGTGCTGACCGAGTACCGGGGTCTCACCGTGGCCCAGCTCAAGCAGCTGCGCCGTTCGCTCGGTGAGAACTCCGAGTACGCCGTGGTGAAGAACACGCTGACCAAGATCGCGGCCAACGAGGCCGGGATCACTACGCTCGACGACCTGTTCAACGGTCCGACGGCGGTTGCCTTCGTCACCGGTGACCCGGTGGAGTCGGCGAAGGGTCTTCGTGACTTCGCCAAGGACAACCCGAACCTCGTCATCAAGGGCGGTGTCCTTGACGGCAAGGCGCTGTCCGCCGACGAGATCAAGAAGCTTGCGGACCTCGAGTCCCGCGAGGTTCTGCTCAGCAAGCTGGCCGGTGCGTTCAAGGGCAAGCAGTCCCAGGCTGCTCAGCTCTTCCAGGCGCTCCCGTCGAAGTTCGTCCGCACCGCGGAGGCGCTTCGGGTCAAGCAGGCCGAGCAGGGCGGTGCCGAGTAA
- a CDS encoding DsbA family protein has translation MRARARRAAVSAASTVLVGVLATAGCGRSGLTGGDDKDAARAHGATAYTKVAALPERMSADGTTVVVGSPDAETVVHVYEDMRCPVCQEFEREGGGEALQKLALTGEVRLEYTFASFLSDKSHLGGSGSRKAANALRAAVDRGKFTELHKLLFLHQPEEVVDGYTDAFLLRTASQVDGLRGKKFDAAVRTMKYGDFVEASQKAFDDDGADGTPGFAINGNLVPEHLRGGMFDAELLPLVVRMLAGGVTPPPDQVG, from the coding sequence ATGCGCGCAAGAGCACGCCGTGCCGCCGTGTCCGCGGCGAGCACGGTGCTGGTGGGGGTACTCGCGACGGCCGGATGCGGCCGGTCCGGCCTGACCGGGGGCGACGACAAGGACGCGGCCCGCGCGCACGGCGCGACCGCGTACACCAAGGTCGCCGCGCTGCCCGAGCGGATGTCCGCCGACGGCACGACCGTCGTCGTCGGCTCGCCCGACGCGGAGACCGTCGTCCACGTCTACGAGGACATGCGCTGCCCGGTCTGCCAGGAGTTCGAGCGCGAAGGCGGCGGTGAGGCGCTCCAGAAGCTGGCGCTGACGGGCGAGGTCCGGCTCGAATACACCTTCGCCTCCTTCCTCTCCGACAAGAGCCATCTGGGCGGCAGCGGCTCGCGCAAGGCGGCCAACGCGCTGCGCGCGGCCGTCGACCGGGGCAAGTTCACCGAGCTCCACAAACTGCTCTTCCTCCACCAGCCGGAGGAGGTCGTCGACGGCTACACCGACGCCTTCCTGCTGCGAACGGCCTCACAGGTCGACGGCCTGCGCGGCAAGAAGTTCGACGCGGCGGTGCGGACCATGAAGTACGGCGACTTCGTCGAGGCCTCCCAGAAGGCGTTCGACGACGACGGCGCGGACGGCACCCCGGGCTTCGCGATCAACGGAAACCTGGTCCCCGAACACCTGCGCGGGGGCATGTTCGACGCCGAGCTGCTCCCGCTGGTGGTGCGCATGCTGGCCGGCGGCGTCACACCCCCGCCGGACCAGGTCGGCTGA
- the rplK gene encoding 50S ribosomal protein L11: MPPKKKKVTGLIKLQIQAGAANPAPPVGPALGQHGVNIMEFCKAYNAATESQRGWVIPVEITVYEDRSFTFITKTPPAAKMILKAAGVEKGSGEPHKTKVAKITEAQVREIATTKMPDLNANDLDAASKIIAGTARSMGITVEG, translated from the coding sequence ATGCCTCCCAAGAAGAAGAAGGTCACGGGGCTCATCAAGCTCCAGATCCAGGCCGGCGCCGCCAACCCGGCTCCGCCGGTCGGCCCCGCGCTGGGCCAGCACGGCGTCAACATCATGGAGTTCTGCAAGGCCTACAACGCCGCGACCGAGTCGCAGCGCGGTTGGGTCATCCCGGTGGAGATCACGGTCTACGAGGACCGCTCCTTCACCTTCATCACCAAGACCCCGCCGGCCGCGAAGATGATCCTCAAGGCCGCTGGTGTCGAGAAGGGCTCGGGCGAGCCGCACAAGACCAAGGTCGCCAAGATCACCGAGGCGCAGGTCCGCGAGATCGCCACGACCAAGATGCCCGACCTCAACGCCAATGACCTGGACGCCGCGTCCAAGATCATCGCCGGCACCGCCCGCTCCATGGGCATCACGGTCGAGGGCTGA
- the rplL gene encoding 50S ribosomal protein L7/L12 has translation MAKLSQEDLLAQFEEMTLIELSEFVKAFEEKFDVTAAAAVAVAGPAATGAPAEAEAEQDEFDVILTGAGEKKIQVIKVVRELTSLGLKEAKDLVDGTPKPVLEKVAKEAADKAAESLKAAGASVEVK, from the coding sequence ATGGCGAAGCTCAGCCAGGAAGACCTGCTCGCCCAGTTCGAGGAGATGACCCTCATCGAGCTCTCCGAGTTCGTGAAGGCCTTCGAGGAGAAGTTCGACGTCACCGCCGCTGCCGCCGTCGCCGTTGCCGGCCCGGCCGCCACCGGCGCCCCGGCCGAGGCCGAGGCCGAGCAGGACGAGTTCGACGTCATCCTCACGGGTGCCGGCGAGAAGAAGATCCAGGTCATCAAGGTCGTGCGCGAGCTCACCTCCCTGGGCCTCAAGGAGGCCAAGGACCTCGTCGACGGCACCCCGAAGCCGGTCCTCGAGAAGGTCGCCAAGGAGGCCGCTGACAAGGCTGCCGAGTCCCTCAAGGCCGCCGGCGCCTCCGTCGAGGTCAAGTGA
- a CDS encoding NAD(P)-dependent oxidoreductase translates to MKLTVFGATGGIGQEIVRQALAAGHEVTAVVRDPARFTVTGERLEVFRGDLADPGSLRPAVAGRDAVLSGLGARKRADAGITTELTRSVLKAMEAEGVRRLLVVSAMPVGPEPADSPLADRVMGKLVSAILKPVYVDLTAMEAELARSATDWTSVRPPRLQDKPVTGSYRTVVGGFPRSGRFIGRADVAHAMLAMVDDPGTVKQGVGVAY, encoded by the coding sequence ATGAAGCTCACGGTTTTCGGTGCGACCGGCGGCATCGGTCAGGAGATCGTCCGGCAGGCCCTCGCGGCCGGGCACGAGGTCACGGCGGTGGTACGGGACCCGGCGCGGTTCACCGTCACCGGTGAGCGCCTGGAGGTGTTCCGCGGCGACCTCGCGGATCCCGGGTCGCTGCGCCCGGCGGTCGCGGGCCGGGACGCGGTGCTCTCCGGGCTCGGCGCCCGCAAGCGCGCGGACGCGGGGATCACGACGGAGCTGACGCGTTCGGTGCTCAAGGCGATGGAGGCGGAGGGTGTGCGCCGGCTGCTCGTGGTCAGCGCGATGCCGGTGGGACCGGAGCCCGCCGACTCGCCGCTCGCCGACCGCGTGATGGGGAAGCTGGTCAGCGCGATTCTGAAGCCCGTCTACGTCGATCTGACCGCGATGGAGGCCGAGTTGGCGCGCAGCGCGACCGACTGGACCTCGGTGCGGCCGCCCCGGCTCCAGGACAAGCCGGTCACCGGTTCGTACCGGACCGTCGTGGGCGGCTTCCCGCGCTCGGGCCGCTTCATCGGCCGCGCGGACGTGGCGCACGCGATGCTGGCGATGGTGGACGACCCGGGGACGGTGAAGCAGGGCGTCGGAGTGGCGTACTGA
- a CDS encoding pyridoxal phosphate-dependent aminotransferase, with the protein MSAATPSPSAGSSPTERRVSARVGSISESATLAVDAKAKALKAAGRPVIGFGAGEPDFPTPDYVVEAAIEACKNPKFHRYTPAGGLPELKAAIAAKTLRDSGYEVDASQVLVTNGGKQAIYEAFAAILDPGDEVIVPAPYWTTYPESIRLAGGVPVDVVADETTGYRVTVEQLEAARTERTKVVLFVSPSNPTGAVYSEAEAEAIGRWAVEHGLWVMTDEIYEHLVYGDAKFTSLPAILPELRDKCIVVNGVAKTYAMTGWRVGWIVGPKDVVKAATNLQSHATSNVSNVAQAAALAAVSGDLTAVEKMREAFDRRRKTIVRMLNEIDGVLCPEPEGAFYAYPSVKGLLGKEIRGKRPQDSVELAALILEEAEVAVVPGEAFGTPGYLRLSYALGDEDLVEGVSRIQKLLAEAQD; encoded by the coding sequence ATGAGCGCTGCAACTCCTTCCCCGTCCGCTGGTTCGTCTCCTACTGAGCGCCGGGTCTCCGCCCGCGTCGGCTCCATCTCCGAGTCCGCGACCCTCGCCGTCGACGCCAAGGCCAAGGCCCTCAAGGCCGCCGGGCGTCCGGTGATCGGCTTCGGCGCCGGTGAGCCCGACTTCCCGACGCCCGACTATGTGGTCGAGGCAGCCATCGAGGCCTGCAAGAACCCGAAGTTCCACCGCTACACGCCGGCCGGCGGTCTGCCCGAGCTGAAGGCCGCGATCGCCGCCAAGACGCTGCGCGACTCCGGCTACGAGGTCGACGCCTCGCAGGTTCTGGTGACCAACGGCGGCAAGCAGGCCATCTACGAGGCGTTCGCCGCGATCCTCGACCCGGGCGACGAGGTCATCGTCCCGGCGCCGTACTGGACCACCTACCCGGAGTCGATCCGCCTCGCGGGCGGTGTGCCGGTGGACGTGGTCGCCGACGAGACGACCGGGTACCGGGTCACCGTCGAGCAGTTGGAGGCCGCGCGCACGGAGCGTACGAAGGTCGTGCTCTTCGTCTCGCCGTCGAACCCGACGGGTGCCGTCTACAGCGAGGCCGAGGCCGAGGCGATCGGCCGCTGGGCCGTGGAGCACGGCCTGTGGGTCATGACGGACGAGATCTACGAGCACCTCGTCTACGGGGACGCGAAGTTCACGTCGCTGCCCGCGATCCTTCCGGAGCTGCGCGACAAGTGCATCGTGGTCAACGGTGTCGCGAAGACGTACGCGATGACCGGCTGGCGCGTGGGGTGGATCGTCGGCCCGAAGGACGTCGTGAAGGCCGCGACGAACCTTCAGTCGCACGCCACGTCGAACGTGTCGAACGTCGCGCAGGCGGCCGCGCTCGCCGCCGTGTCCGGCGATCTGACCGCCGTGGAGAAGATGCGCGAGGCCTTCGACCGTCGTCGCAAGACGATCGTGCGGATGCTCAACGAGATCGACGGCGTGCTGTGCCCGGAGCCCGAGGGCGCCTTCTACGCGTACCCGTCGGTGAAGGGGCTGCTCGGCAAGGAGATCCGCGGCAAGCGTCCGCAGGACTCCGTCGAGCTCGCCGCGCTCATCCTTGAAGAGGCCGAGGTCGCGGTGGTTCCCGGAGAGGCCTTCGGTACGCCGGGTTACCTGCGTCTGTCGTACGCGCTGGGCGACGAGGACCTCGTCGAGGGTGTCTCGCGCATCCAGAAGCTGCTGGCCGAGGCGCAGGACTGA